A region from the Paraurantiacibacter namhicola genome encodes:
- a CDS encoding glycoside hydrolase family 3 protein, whose amino-acid sequence MKKLLLATACGIATMTTAACVQMDAAPGTTSAVMDEDAYIADIVSRMTTEQKVAQLIQPQINSFTPEDMARYRFGSYLNGGNGGPYGDEFAPGPEWLRYADEMYAASVQPLPDGQPVIPTMWGTDAVHGHTNVVGATIFPHNIGLGATRDAELVRRIGHATAIEIEVTGIDWNFSPTVAVAQDDRWGRTYESYSEDPQLVATMGAALVEGLQGKKGSEDFLGTGRVIATAKHFFGDGGTDNGVDQGEVTGDIGALKSIHAVPYPAAIDAGVESIMASFNSINGRKMHGNEELLTGVLRGEMGFDGLVVGDWNGHGQVQGCTVTDCPQSLLAGLDIYMVPDDWRGLMQTLVIQVENGTIPMARLDEAVTSVLRVKYRAGLLGPDVKRPSERGYGGRFEMLGSPEHRAIAREAVAKSQVILKNNGVLPLAKGANVLVAGSAADNVGISSGGWTLEWQGMAEADDALFPGTTSIWDGLRDAVTADGGKAVLSADGSFTTRPDVAVVVFGEKPYAEFAGDKPDLVFRDEEGLTLLRQFQAQGIPTVAVFLSGRPLWMNREMNASSAFVASWLPGSEGAGVADVLTGRRPATGRLSFSWPADCGGTPVNGPEGALFNFGYGRALTDTSATPQLSEECSALMMGPSSEWFGQGRLADGVTVSAGEQGLINFTGNTGGIRARGVDRNAQEDAREVTFSAGSMLRIEGEGEGNAYRITYAIDQRPSAAFTVTSGSSTLNIAQGLSIAEGKGYREMVLTKQCLADLGNMLEMKSAGPVTIRFATIERVELGEGTECSF is encoded by the coding sequence ATGAAAAAACTGCTGCTGGCCACCGCATGCGGGATCGCCACCATGACGACGGCTGCCTGCGTGCAGATGGACGCCGCGCCAGGCACGACCAGCGCGGTGATGGACGAGGATGCGTATATCGCAGACATCGTCTCGCGCATGACGACCGAACAGAAGGTCGCGCAGCTGATCCAGCCGCAGATCAATTCCTTCACGCCAGAAGACATGGCGCGCTATCGCTTCGGCAGTTACCTCAACGGCGGCAATGGCGGCCCCTATGGTGACGAGTTCGCACCCGGCCCGGAATGGCTGCGCTATGCGGACGAGATGTATGCCGCGTCTGTCCAGCCGCTGCCCGATGGCCAGCCGGTGATCCCCACCATGTGGGGCACGGACGCGGTGCACGGGCACACCAATGTGGTCGGCGCCACCATCTTCCCGCACAACATCGGCCTTGGCGCGACGCGCGATGCCGAACTTGTCCGCCGGATCGGCCATGCCACCGCGATCGAGATCGAGGTTACCGGCATCGACTGGAACTTCTCGCCCACGGTTGCGGTGGCGCAGGACGATCGCTGGGGCCGGACTTACGAAAGCTATTCCGAGGATCCGCAGCTGGTCGCCACCATGGGTGCGGCGCTGGTGGAGGGCCTGCAGGGCAAGAAAGGCAGCGAAGATTTCCTCGGCACCGGACGCGTTATCGCGACGGCCAAGCACTTCTTCGGCGATGGCGGGACCGATAACGGTGTCGACCAGGGCGAGGTTACGGGCGATATCGGCGCGCTGAAGTCGATCCATGCCGTGCCTTATCCCGCCGCCATCGATGCGGGCGTGGAAAGCATCATGGCCAGCTTCAACTCGATCAACGGGCGCAAGATGCACGGTAATGAGGAGCTTCTCACCGGCGTGCTGCGCGGTGAAATGGGCTTTGACGGGCTGGTCGTGGGTGACTGGAATGGCCACGGGCAGGTGCAGGGCTGCACTGTTACCGATTGCCCGCAATCGCTGCTGGCGGGTCTGGACATCTACATGGTGCCCGACGACTGGCGCGGCCTGATGCAGACGTTGGTGATTCAGGTCGAGAACGGCACCATCCCCATGGCCCGGCTGGACGAGGCAGTGACCAGCGTGCTGCGCGTGAAATACCGAGCCGGCCTGCTTGGCCCGGATGTGAAGCGCCCATCCGAGCGCGGATATGGCGGCCGATTCGAGATGCTGGGCTCCCCGGAGCACCGTGCCATTGCGCGCGAGGCTGTGGCGAAGTCGCAGGTCATCCTGAAGAACAACGGCGTGCTGCCGCTGGCCAAGGGCGCGAACGTGCTGGTGGCGGGCAGCGCGGCGGACAATGTCGGCATTTCGTCCGGCGGCTGGACGCTGGAATGGCAGGGCATGGCAGAGGCCGACGATGCGCTGTTCCCCGGCACCACCAGCATTTGGGACGGGCTGCGCGATGCAGTGACCGCCGATGGCGGCAAGGCCGTTCTGTCTGCCGATGGCAGCTTCACCACGCGGCCCGATGTCGCCGTGGTGGTGTTCGGCGAGAAGCCTTACGCGGAATTTGCCGGCGACAAGCCCGATCTCGTCTTCCGGGACGAGGAAGGGCTCACACTGTTGCGCCAGTTCCAGGCGCAGGGCATTCCCACGGTCGCCGTATTCCTTTCGGGACGCCCGCTGTGGATGAACCGCGAGATGAATGCATCGAGCGCCTTCGTCGCATCCTGGTTGCCGGGCAGCGAAGGTGCGGGCGTGGCCGATGTGCTGACGGGCAGGCGCCCGGCGACCGGCCGGCTGTCCTTCTCCTGGCCCGCCGATTGCGGCGGCACGCCGGTGAACGGGCCTGAAGGCGCGCTGTTCAACTTCGGCTATGGCCGCGCGCTGACCGATACCTCCGCAACCCCGCAGCTGAGCGAGGAATGCTCGGCGCTGATGATGGGGCCATCCTCCGAATGGTTCGGGCAGGGCCGCCTTGCCGATGGCGTGACCGTGAGCGCAGGCGAACAGGGCCTGATCAACTTCACGGGCAACACGGGCGGCATCCGCGCGCGCGGCGTGGACCGGAATGCGCAGGAAGATGCGCGCGAAGTGACCTTCTCCGCCGGGTCCATGCTGCGGATCGAGGGTGAGGGCGAGGGTAATGCCTATCGCATCACTTACGCGATCGACCAGCGGCCTTCCGCAGCCTTCACCGTCACCAGCGGCAGCAGCACGCTGAATATCGCGCAGGGCCTCAGCATCGCGGAAGGCAAGGGCTACCGCGAGATGGTGCTGACGAAGCAGTGCCTGGCGGACCTTGGCAACATGCTGGAAATGAAGTCTGCTGGGCCGGTCACTATTCGCTTCGCCACCATCGAACGGGTGGAGCTGGGCGAAGGGACCGAGTGCTCCTTCTGA
- a CDS encoding TIGR01244 family sulfur transferase, protein MTMDLRRVDENFAVAPQVQPQDMQALADAGFVAVMCNRPDGEEPGQPDAATMRAAAQEAGLAFHHVPVSGGAFPPDALEQFASVRREAGGPMLAYCRSGTRCITMETLANPQGLTVDERLERAAAAGYDLAGLAPHLTD, encoded by the coding sequence ATGACGATGGATCTGCGCCGGGTTGACGAGAATTTCGCTGTGGCCCCGCAGGTCCAGCCGCAGGACATGCAGGCGCTGGCCGATGCAGGCTTCGTCGCGGTGATGTGCAATCGCCCCGATGGGGAGGAGCCGGGCCAGCCTGACGCTGCCACCATGCGCGCAGCGGCGCAGGAGGCGGGCCTTGCGTTTCACCATGTGCCGGTCAGCGGCGGCGCTTTCCCGCCCGACGCGCTTGAACAATTTGCCAGTGTCCGGCGCGAAGCAGGTGGCCCGATGCTGGCCTATTGCCGGTCAGGCACGCGCTGCATCACCATGGAAACGCTGGCCAATCCGCAGGGCCTGACGGTCGATGAGCGGCTGGAACGCGCTGCGGCTGCCGGGTACGACCTTGCCGGACTGGCGCCGCATCTGACGGACTAA
- the hppD gene encoding 4-hydroxyphenylpyruvate dioxygenase gives MSDLFENPAGLDGFEFVEFCAPEKGMLEPVFEAMGFTHVATHRSKDVHLWRQGAINLIANYEPRSAAWYFAREHGPSACGMAFRVKNAASAWEHLMDAGAEPVQVETGPMELAIPAIRGIGGAILYLIDRYPDENGEGLSIYDIDFEYLPGVDKNPEGAGFQLIDHLTHNVYTGRMAYWADYYETLFNFREIRFFDIKGEYTGLTSKALTAPDGKIKIPLNEEGEGGKGQIEEFLREFNGEGIQHIALITDDLLGAWDRLKDLGVPFMTAPPETYYEMLDERLPGHGEPADQLKMRGILLDGTTEGGQPRLLLQIFAEAQVGPVFFEFIQRKGDDGFGEGNFKALFESIERDQVKRGVLGDGVKPQPIEEPAE, from the coding sequence ATGTCCGATCTGTTTGAAAATCCCGCCGGCCTCGATGGCTTCGAATTCGTCGAATTCTGCGCGCCCGAGAAGGGCATGCTGGAACCGGTCTTCGAAGCGATGGGCTTCACCCACGTCGCCACGCATCGCAGCAAGGATGTGCACCTGTGGCGGCAGGGCGCAATCAATCTGATCGCCAATTACGAACCGCGCAGCGCCGCATGGTATTTCGCGCGTGAGCATGGCCCCAGCGCCTGCGGCATGGCCTTCCGCGTGAAGAATGCCGCCTCCGCCTGGGAGCACCTGATGGATGCGGGCGCAGAGCCGGTGCAGGTCGAAACCGGCCCGATGGAGCTGGCCATTCCCGCCATCCGCGGCATCGGCGGTGCTATCCTTTACCTGATTGACCGCTATCCGGACGAGAATGGCGAGGGCCTGTCGATCTATGACATCGATTTCGAATATCTGCCCGGCGTGGACAAGAACCCGGAAGGCGCGGGCTTCCAGCTGATCGACCACCTGACGCACAACGTCTACACGGGCCGCATGGCCTATTGGGCCGATTACTACGAGACGTTGTTCAACTTCCGCGAAATCCGCTTCTTCGACATCAAGGGCGAATATACCGGCCTGACGTCCAAGGCGCTGACCGCGCCGGACGGCAAGATCAAGATCCCGCTGAACGAGGAAGGCGAGGGCGGCAAGGGCCAGATCGAGGAATTCCTGCGCGAATTCAACGGCGAGGGTATCCAGCACATCGCCCTGATCACCGACGACCTGCTTGGCGCGTGGGACCGTTTGAAGGACCTCGGCGTGCCCTTCATGACCGCGCCGCCGGAAACCTATTACGAAATGCTGGACGAACGCCTGCCAGGCCATGGCGAGCCGGCGGACCAACTGAAGATGCGCGGCATCCTGCTGGACGGCACCACGGAAGGCGGCCAGCCGCGCCTGCTGCTGCAGATCTTCGCAGAAGCTCAGGTCGGCCCGGTCTTCTTCGAATTCATCCAGCGTAAGGGTGACGATGGCTTCGGCGAAGGCAACTTCAAGGCGCTGTTCGAAAGCATCGAGCGTGACCAGGTGAAGCGCGGCGTGCTGGGCGATGGCGTGAAGCCGCAGCCCATCGAGGAGCCTGCCGAATGA
- a CDS encoding VOC family protein, with translation MNDLANHPVKLGGVHHAAYRCRDAKETVEWYQRVLGMDYTSAFSEDHVPSTGEYDPYMHVFLDAGNGNILAFFELPNQKDMGRDENTPKWVQHLAFRVASEEELLAAKEHVEGLGIDVLGPTHHGIFKSIYFFDPNGHRVELAADIGTDEQYAELKRVAMPMLDEWSETKKAPRHADWLHEIARKEHNL, from the coding sequence ATGAACGACCTGGCAAACCATCCCGTCAAGCTGGGCGGCGTCCATCACGCCGCCTATCGCTGCCGCGACGCCAAGGAGACGGTGGAGTGGTACCAGCGCGTGCTGGGCATGGATTACACCAGCGCATTCTCCGAAGACCACGTTCCTTCCACGGGCGAGTACGATCCGTACATGCATGTCTTCCTGGATGCCGGGAACGGCAACATCCTGGCCTTCTTCGAACTGCCCAACCAGAAGGACATGGGCCGGGACGAGAACACGCCGAAATGGGTGCAGCACCTGGCCTTCCGCGTTGCCTCCGAAGAGGAGCTGCTGGCCGCGAAGGAGCATGTGGAAGGCCTCGGTATCGATGTGCTCGGCCCGACGCATCACGGCATCTTCAAGTCGATCTATTTCTTCGATCCCAACGGCCACCGCGTGGAGCTCGCCGCCGATATCGGCACGGACGAGCAATATGCCGAGCTGAAACGTGTTGCCATGCCGATGCTGGACGAATGGTCTGAAACCAAGAAAGCCCCGCGCCATGCGGATTGGCTGCACGAAATTGCCCGCAAGGAGCATAACCTTTGA
- a CDS encoding fumarylacetoacetate hydrolase family protein, which translates to MKLASLKHGRDGKLVVVSKDLSSYADAGDIAPTMQAALDNWAEAEPKLKALYEMLNDGEVKSQPFDQAQAHSPLPRAYQWADGSAYINHVELVRKARDAVVPESFYHDPLMYQGGSDDFLPPRADIPLGDVKWGCDMEGEVACITDDVPMGVSSEEAAKHIKLLVVLNDVSLRGLIPGELAKGFGFFQSKPATAFSPVAITPDELGDAWNDSLIHLPLKVDYNGEPFGRAQVEDDATFNLADLVAHAAKTRNLGAGCIIGSGTISNKGEDGGPGKPVAEGGRGYSCIAEIRMIETIYDGEAKTRFMRPGDTVKIWMDDADGNSIFGEIDQTVVEA; encoded by the coding sequence TTGAAACTCGCATCCCTGAAACATGGCCGCGACGGCAAGCTCGTCGTGGTCAGCAAGGACCTGTCCAGCTACGCCGATGCCGGCGATATCGCCCCCACCATGCAGGCGGCGCTGGATAATTGGGCAGAAGCAGAGCCCAAGCTGAAGGCCCTGTATGAAATGCTGAACGATGGCGAGGTGAAGAGCCAGCCATTCGACCAGGCGCAGGCCCATTCCCCGCTCCCGCGCGCTTACCAGTGGGCGGACGGTTCCGCCTATATCAACCACGTGGAGCTGGTGCGTAAGGCGCGTGATGCCGTTGTACCGGAAAGCTTCTATCATGATCCCCTGATGTACCAAGGTGGTTCTGACGATTTCCTGCCCCCGCGTGCCGACATCCCCCTGGGCGATGTGAAATGGGGCTGCGACATGGAAGGCGAAGTCGCCTGCATCACCGACGATGTGCCCATGGGCGTATCGAGCGAAGAAGCGGCGAAGCACATCAAGCTGCTGGTCGTCCTGAACGACGTTTCGCTACGCGGCCTGATCCCGGGCGAGCTGGCCAAGGGCTTCGGCTTCTTCCAGTCGAAGCCTGCCACGGCATTCAGCCCTGTCGCCATCACGCCGGACGAGCTGGGCGATGCCTGGAACGACAGCCTGATCCACCTGCCGCTGAAGGTCGATTACAATGGCGAGCCCTTCGGCCGCGCACAGGTGGAAGACGATGCGACCTTCAACCTCGCCGACCTTGTCGCCCACGCGGCCAAGACGCGGAACCTGGGTGCAGGCTGCATCATCGGCAGCGGCACGATTTCCAACAAGGGCGAGGATGGCGGCCCGGGCAAGCCGGTGGCCGAAGGCGGCCGTGGTTACAGCTGCATCGCCGAAATCCGCATGATCGAGACGATCTATGACGGCGAGGCCAAGACCCGCTTCATGCGGCCCGGCGACACGGTGAAGATCTGGATGGACGATGCCGATGGCAATTCCATCTTCGGCGAGATCGACCAGACAGTCGTCGAAGCCTGA
- the maiA gene encoding maleylacetoacetate isomerase, with translation MTLIIRGYWRSGTSHRTRIALELKGLEYRQEPVDLRAGAHKDEGFTAQNPQGLVPVLETPDGAQLSQSMAIIEWLEETYPEPALLPAGTTERAIARGMADLIACDVHPLNNLRVLKQLVGPLGASEEQKLEWIARWIQDGFAALEVLVERHGGAFCYGDTPGIADCCLIPQIYSARRFGVDLGAFPRLLAIDARAAEHEAFIRAAPENQPDAD, from the coding sequence ATGACCCTGATAATTCGCGGATATTGGCGCAGCGGAACCTCCCACCGCACGCGAATCGCGCTGGAGCTGAAGGGGCTGGAATACAGGCAGGAGCCGGTCGACCTGCGCGCCGGGGCGCATAAGGACGAAGGCTTTACCGCGCAAAATCCGCAAGGGCTGGTCCCCGTGCTGGAGACGCCGGACGGCGCGCAGCTGAGCCAGTCCATGGCCATTATCGAATGGCTGGAGGAGACGTATCCAGAACCCGCGCTGCTACCCGCAGGCACCACGGAACGAGCGATTGCCCGCGGCATGGCGGACCTGATCGCTTGCGACGTCCACCCGCTGAACAATCTACGCGTGCTGAAGCAGCTCGTCGGCCCGCTGGGTGCGAGTGAGGAGCAGAAGCTGGAATGGATCGCGCGCTGGATCCAGGATGGGTTTGCCGCGCTGGAGGTGCTGGTGGAGCGCCACGGCGGCGCGTTCTGCTATGGCGATACGCCGGGCATCGCCGATTGCTGCTTGATCCCGCAGATCTACTCCGCGCGCCGTTTCGGCGTGGACCTCGGCGCATTCCCGCGCCTGCTGGCAATCGACGCGCGCGCGGCCGAGCACGAGGCCTTCATCCGCGCCGCGCCGGAAAACCAGCCCGACGCGGATTGA